The stretch of DNA GGCCACGCCTGCCACGAACCGGACGGGAGTCACCCCCGCATGACCGAAGCCGCCGCCCTTCCCGGCCAGCCCCGGGGCGGAGTCCTCAGCGGTCCCGCCACCGACCGCGCGGTCAACGTCCTGGCCCCGAACGCCTCCGCGATGACGCTGGACGGGACCAACACCTGGATCGTGTCCGAGCCGGACTCCGGGCTCGCGGTAGTCATCGACCCGGGGCCCCTGGACGACGTACACCTCCAGAACGTCATCGCCACGGCCGAGCAGGCCGGGCAGCGGGTCGCGCTCACCCTCCTCACCCACGGCCACCCGGACCACGCGGAGGGCGCTGCCCGCTTCGCGGAGCTGACCGGCAGCAAGGTGCGGGCCCTCGACCCCGCGCTGCGCCTCGGCGACGAGGGCCTGGGCGCGGGTGACGTGATCACGACGGGCGGCCTGGAACTCCGCGTGGTCCCGACGCCGGGCCACACCGCGGATTCCCTCTGCTTCCATCTCCCGGCCGATCAGGCGGTCCTGACGGGAGATACGGTCCTGGGCCGCGGTACGACGGTCGTGGCGCACCCTGACGGCCGCCTGGGGGACTATCTGGACTCCCTGCGGCGGCTGAGGTCCCTGACGGTCGACGACGGCGTGCACACGGTCCTGCCGGGCCACGGTCCGGTCCTGGAAGACGCCCAGGGTGCCGTCGAGTTCTACCTCGCTCACCGCGCGAACCGCCTGGCCCAGGTCGAGACAGCGGTGGAGAACGGCCACGCGGCCCCCTCGGACGTGGTCGCCCACGTCTACGCGGACGTGGACCGCTCCTTGTGGCCGGCGGCGGAACTGTCGGTGAGGGCGCAGCTGGACTACTTGCGAGAACACGGCTTGATTTAACCGGGCGTGGGCGCCTAACCGCTCAAAGATCCCCGCCGGGGAACCCACCCCACCCGGCCGGGCCGAGGCTGGGACGGCGAACACTCCCCACAGCCGGGCCGGGGCCTCCCCGCCCACCCACCCCAACTTCGCGAGGGCCCCACCCTCAGCCGGCCGGGGTCCTGGCGGACGGATACTCCCCACCCACCCACCCCATCCCGGCGGCTTGGACGGCGAACACCCTCCGCGGTCTCAAGCCGCGCCGGGGGCCTTGGCCGACGGACATTCCCCGCCCGCCCTCAGTCGGCCGGGGTCCTGGCGGACGGATACTCCCCACCCACCCACCCCATCCCGGCGGCTTGGACGGCGAACACTCCCCACCGTCCCAAGCCGCGCCGCAGGTCCTGGACGACGGACACTTCCCGCCCACCCGCCCCAACGGGCCTGGGAGCCCTGGACCGCGGACATTCCCCGCCCACCCACCCCAACCCGCGCCGGCGTCCTGGACGGTGGGCACGCCCCGCCCGCCCCAAGCCGCGCCCGGCAGGCCTGAGCGGCGGGCAGCTCCCCCCCCCCGCCCACCCCCCCCCGGTCCCCAGCCGGGAAGCCGTGCCGCACCCACCCCCCCCCACACCGCAGGGCAATCGGGTGGGTGGGTGGGAAAGCTTGTGCGGGAGCACGGATGGGCCCCGCCTCAGAACGAGGCGGGACCCATCCGCGTACGAAACAGCGTCAGCGAAAACGCATCAGCGCGACCGCTTGGCCAACCTCTCCACATCCAGCAAAATCACCGCACGCGCCTCCAGCCGAAGCCAGCCGCGCCCCGCGAAGTCCGCCAGAGCCTTGTTGACCGTCTCGCGGGAGGCGCCGACCAGCTGGGCCAGCTCTTCCTGCGTGAGGTCGTGCACGACGTGGATGCCCTCTTCGGACTGCACACCGAAGCGGCGCGACAGGTCGAGAAGGGCGCGGGCCACACGCCCGGGCACGTCGGAGAAGACCAGATCGGACATCTGGTCATTCGTCTTGCGCAGGCGCCGCGCAACGGCACGCAGCAGCGCCGCGGCCACCTCGGGCCGTGCGTTCAGCCACGGCTGAAGGTCGCCGTGGCCCAGACCGAGCAGCTTGACCTCGGTGAGCGCGGAGGCGGTGGCCGTACGCGGGCCCGGGTCGAACAGCGAGAGCTCACCGATGAGCTCGCCGGGGCCGAGCACCGCGAGCATGTTCTCGCGGCCGTCGGGTGAGGTGCGGTGAAGCTTCACCTTGCCCTCGGTGACCACGTAAAGGCGGTCTCCGGGGTCGCCCTCATGGAAAAGCGCATCCCCGCGCGCGAGCGTCACCTCACTCATGGAGGCGCGGAGCTCCGCGGCCTGCTCGTCATCGAGCGCCGCGAAGAGCGGGGCGCGCCGCAGAACGTCGTCCACGAGTTCTCTCCTTGTCGGCCTGCATCAGGGGACTGTGGTCCCCCCATTTTGCCGGACGGTCCAAACAGTGTGATCAGTCACAAGTCTGCCGCACCGGCGTCGCAAGCTGTGCGGGAGGGGGCCAATTGGGGGCCGATCCATAGGGTCCAGGGCGGATGTCAGTGTCGGGCTCTAGGCTGGCCGGGTGTCCAAAAAGCCGGTGAGAGCACAGGCCAGGAGGGCTGGGAAGGTGACCGCCCTCCCGGATTCCGCTGTGGGCGAACAGACTTCCACTGAACCAGAGAATGCGACAAAAGGGACAAAGGTGCCACCGGTGAGGAAGCCTTCGGAGAAGCATCAGGCCACAGCCGACGCGACGAAACCTACCTCGGCCACGAAGACCGCCGCCCCAGCGAAGCAGACCGCTCCAGCGAAGAAAACCGCCACCCCGGCCAAGAAAACCGCCCCGCCGAAAAAAGCTGCCCCCGCCAAGCCCAAGTCCGAGGCCAAGCCCGAGCCCGAGGCCAAGCCCAAAGCCAAAGCCAAGCCCGAGTCCCGCGCAGCCCTCGTCCGCCGAGCCCGCCGTATCAACCGCGAGCTCGCCGATGTGTACTCGTACGCCCACCCCGAGTTGGACTTCGAGAACCCCTTCGAGCTGCTCATCGCCACGGTCCTCTCCGCGCAGACCACCGACCTGCGGGTGAACCAAACGACGCCGCGCCTCTTCGCCGCGTACCCGACCCCGGAGGACCTAGCCGCCGCCAACCCCGAAGAGGTCGAGGAGTTGATCCGGCCGACCGGGTTCTTCCGGGCGAAGACCAAGTCGATCATGGGGCTCGCCACCGCCCTCAGGGACAACCACGGCGGCGAGGTCCCCGGCCGCATAGAAGACCTCGTCAAGCTGCCCGGCGTAGGACGCAAGACCGCGTTCGTCGTGCTCGGGAACGCCTTCGGAGTCCCCGGCATCACCGTGGACACCCACTTCGGAC from Streptomyces sp. BA2 encodes:
- a CDS encoding MBL fold metallo-hydrolase gives rise to the protein MTEAAALPGQPRGGVLSGPATDRAVNVLAPNASAMTLDGTNTWIVSEPDSGLAVVIDPGPLDDVHLQNVIATAEQAGQRVALTLLTHGHPDHAEGAARFAELTGSKVRALDPALRLGDEGLGAGDVITTGGLELRVVPTPGHTADSLCFHLPADQAVLTGDTVLGRGTTVVAHPDGRLGDYLDSLRRLRSLTVDDGVHTVLPGHGPVLEDAQGAVEFYLAHRANRLAQVETAVENGHAAPSDVVAHVYADVDRSLWPAAELSVRAQLDYLREHGLI
- a CDS encoding Crp/Fnr family transcriptional regulator, coding for MDDVLRRAPLFAALDDEQAAELRASMSEVTLARGDALFHEGDPGDRLYVVTEGKVKLHRTSPDGRENMLAVLGPGELIGELSLFDPGPRTATASALTEVKLLGLGHGDLQPWLNARPEVAAALLRAVARRLRKTNDQMSDLVFSDVPGRVARALLDLSRRFGVQSEEGIHVVHDLTQEELAQLVGASRETVNKALADFAGRGWLRLEARAVILLDVERLAKRSR
- the nth gene encoding endonuclease III → MRKPSEKHQATADATKPTSATKTAAPAKQTAPAKKTATPAKKTAPPKKAAPAKPKSEAKPEPEAKPKAKAKPESRAALVRRARRINRELADVYSYAHPELDFENPFELLIATVLSAQTTDLRVNQTTPRLFAAYPTPEDLAAANPEEVEELIRPTGFFRAKTKSIMGLATALRDNHGGEVPGRIEDLVKLPGVGRKTAFVVLGNAFGVPGITVDTHFGRLVRRWKWTEETDPVKVEAVIADLFPKSEWTMLSHRVIFHGRRICHSRKPACGACPIADLCPSYGEGETDPEKAKKLLKYEMGGLPGQRLKPPPDYPGKAAPPLGAA